In the genome of Megalops cyprinoides isolate fMegCyp1 chromosome 7, fMegCyp1.pri, whole genome shotgun sequence, one region contains:
- the snai1b gene encoding snail family zinc finger 1b, producing the protein MPRSFLVKKYFTSKKPNYSELESQADPFSAMVPERYPLAELPTGENGSSESCYPSGLVWNVGLLPALYTPVSPITPSPSGPLDLSSQSSSNSSSEEDEGRTSDPPSPEPADCFQCSHCSKSYSSPAALSRHQLSCSREDERVAPGARPAFRCKHCPKEYNSLGALKMHIRSHTLPCVCTTCGKAFSRPWLLRGHIRTHTGERPFSCPHCSRAFADRSNLRAHLQTHSEVKKYQCGTCSRTFSRMSLLHKHNLTGCSST; encoded by the exons ATGCCACGATCTTTCCTCGTCAAGAAGTATTTCACCAGCAAAAAGCCAAATTACAGCGAACTGGAGAGTCAAGCTG ACCCTTTCTCAGCAATGGTGCCAGAGAGGTACCCTTTGGCAGAGCTGCCGACGGGGGAAAACGGCTCCTCTGAGTCCTGCTATCCCTCTGGACTGGTGTGGAACGTGGGCCTCCTGCCTGCACTGTACACCCCAGTGTCCCCAATCACCCCTTCCCCCTCAGGACCCCTGGACCTCAGCTCACAgtccagcagcaacagcagcagtgaggaagaCGAAGGCCGCACGTCGGACCCTCCCAGCCCGGAGCCGGCCGACTGCTTCCAGTGCTCTCACTGCAGCAAGAGCTACAGCAGCCCTGCTGCCCTGTCCCGCCACCAGCTGTCCTGCTCCCGGGAAGACGAGAGGGTCGCGCCAGGGGCCCGTCCCGCCTTCCGCTGCAAGCACTGCCCCAAGGAGTACAACAGCCTCGGGGCCCTGAAGATGCACATCCGCTCCCACACGCTGCCCTGCGTCTGCACCACATGTGGCAAGGCTTTCTCCCGGCCCTGGCTGCTGCGTGGCCAtatccgcacacacacag GCGAGCGACCATTCTCCTGCCCCCACTGCAGCCGCGCCTTCGCCGACCGCTCCAACCTGCGGGCCCACCTGCAGACCCACTCCGAGGTGAAGAAGTACCAGTGTGGCACCTGCTCTCGCACCTTCAGCCGCATGTCGCTGCTTCACAAGCACAACCTCACCGGCTGCTCCTCCACCTAG
- the LOC118780999 gene encoding deoxynucleoside triphosphate triphosphohydrolase SAMHD1-like encodes MENRKRPREETQTDSFRTPEKRVSDVSWRHVDYREWDVEATCRYLQRQGFGQWENAFRAEKITGVGLPYLSETQLEMMGIQPLGTRLEILYRLRKLWQISADTMKVFNDPIHGHIEMHPLLVRIIDTPQFQRLRHIKQLGGTYFVFPGACHNRFEHSIGVGYLAGQLVQALNQRQPELLISQRDVLCVQIAGLCHDLGHGPFSHMFDGMFIPKVRPGAKWKHEKASVQMFDHLIRVNNLEPVLQQYGLKLPDDLKFIKEQIAGPLETPAQQSQGQAPWPYQGRPEEKSFLYEIVANKRNGIDVDKWDYFARDCYHLGIQNNFDYQRFLKFARVCDVKGKKHICTRDKEVGNLYDMFHTRNCLHRRAYQHKVGNIIETMITEAFVKADKHIQILGSGGKTFTISTAIDDMEAYTKLTDHIFEQILNSSSPELAEAQAILHNILTRKLYKCVGQTQPKKPMDVTQNDLLQWAADVAQATPLSGTDVTLQAEDFVVSIINMDYGMKEKNPVNNVRFYCKNDPTKAIKIRKNQVSQLLPEKFAEQLIQVYCKKTDEKSLEAARKYFVQWCINKDFTKPQDGDVIAPELTPLKASWVAEDEGDDDDDNVRSASRNSTSAARARLF; translated from the exons ATGGAAAATCGAAAACGTCCTAGAGAAGAAACTCAGACTGACAGTTTTAGAACCCCGGAGAAGCGAGTGTCCGACGTTTCGTGGCGGCACGTTGACTACAGGGAATGGGATGTTGAAGCGACCTGCCGATACCTTCAGCGACAAGGATTTGGTCAATGGGAGAATGCATTCCgag CGGAGAAGATTACGGGTGTGGGCTTGCCATACCTCAGCGAAACGCAGCTGGAGATGATGGGCATACA GCCTCTGGGGACGCGACTGGAGATTCTGTATCGCCTGAGGAAGCTGTGGCAGATCTCCGCGGACACCATGAAG GTCTTCAACGACCCCATCCATGGCCACATTGAGATGCACCCTCTCCTGGTGCGCATCATTGACACGCCCCAGTTCCAGAGGCTGCGTCACATTAAGCAGCTTGGCGGCACCTACTTTGTGTTCCCCGGAGCCTGCCACAACCGGTTCGAGCACTCTATAGG GGTGGGCTACCTGGCAGGACAGCTGGTCCAGGCCCTAAACCAGCGGCAGCCGGAGCTGCTCATCAGCCAGAGGGACGTGCTATGCGTCCAGATTGCAGGCCTGTGCCATGACCTCG GACATGGCCCTTTCTCCCACATGTTTGATGGAATGTTCATACCAAAAGTGCGCCCTGGTGCCAAATGGAAG CATGAGAAAGCATCCGTGCAAATGTTTGATCACCTGATCAGAGTGAATAATCTGGAGCCCGTGCTACAGCAATACGGGCTGAAGCTTCCAGATGACCTAAAGTTCATCAAGGAGCAGATTGCTGGCCCCCTGGAGACCCCGGCCCAGCAGAGCCAAGGGCAGGCCCCA TGGCCCTATCAGGGAAGACCAGAAGAAAAATCCTTCCTGTATGAGATCGTGGCGAACAAAAGAAATGGAATTGATGTGGACAAGTGGGACTACTTTGCCAG GGACTGCTACCACCTGGGCATCCAGAACAACTTTGACTACCAGCGCTTCTTGAAGTTTGCTcgtgtgtgtgatgtgaaagGAAAGAAGCACATCTGTACCAGAGATAAG GAAGTGGGGAACTTGTACGACATGTTTCACACACGCAACTGCCTCCATCGCAGGGCCTACCAGCACAAAGTGGGCAACATCATTGAGACAAT GATAACGGAGGCTTTTGTGAAGGCTGATAAGCACATCCAGATCCTGGGCTCTGGTGGGAAGACATTCACCATCTCCACTGCTATAGATGACATGGAGGCCTACACGAAACTCACTG ACCACATCTTTGAGCAGATCCTGAACTCCTCGTCCCCTGAGCTGGCTGAGGCGCAGGCTATCCTCCACAACATCCTCACCCGCAAGCTCTACAAGTGCGTGGGCCAGACCCAGCCAAAGAAACCCATGGACGTCACACAG AATGACCTCCTTCAGTGGGCTGCCGATGTTGCTCAGGCCACCCCTCTGAGCGGCACGGACGTGACCCTGCAGGCCGAAGACTTTGTCGTCAGC atTATTAACATGGACTATGGGATGAAGGAGAAGAACCCAGTCAACAATGTGCGCTTCTATTGCAAGAATGATCCCACTAAAGCCATCAAGATACGAAAAAATCAG GTCTCCCAGCTCCTCCCTGAGAAGTTTGCCGAGCAGCTGATCCAAGTCTACTGCAAGAAGACGGACGAGAAGAGCTTGGAGGCAGCCAGGAAATACTTTGTGCAGTGGTGCATCAACAAAGATTTCACCAAGCCGCAG GACGGAGATGTCATTGCCCCTGAGCTAACCCCACTGAAGGCCAGCTGGGTCGCTGAAGATGAGGGTGATGACGACGATGACAACGTGAGATCGGCTTCCAGGAACAGTACCTCAGCTGCAAGAGCCCGACTCTTCTGA